The following coding sequences lie in one Peribacillus frigoritolerans genomic window:
- a CDS encoding F0F1 ATP synthase subunit gamma, whose product MASLRDIKSRITSTKKTSQITKAMQMVSASKMNRAEANAKAYVPYMEKIQEVVSSIANGSTDASHPMLTSRPVKKTGYLVITSDRGLAGAYNSSILRHVHKTILERHKSNDEFVIIAIGRVGRDFFVSRNMHVELEVIGVPDQPSFADISSLAKSTVNLYLNELCDELYMYYNHYVSPIQQDVTEKQVLPLADFNTSNATLTSYEFEPNAEEILEVLLPQYAESLIYGALLDGKASEHSARMTAMKNATDNAKELIDSLSLQYNRARQAAITQEITEIVGGAAALE is encoded by the coding sequence ATGGCCTCTTTACGCGATATTAAGTCTCGGATTACTTCAACGAAAAAGACGAGTCAAATTACAAAAGCGATGCAGATGGTATCTGCTTCTAAAATGAACCGTGCAGAAGCTAATGCTAAAGCATATGTTCCATATATGGAAAAAATTCAAGAAGTGGTATCCAGTATTGCGAACGGAAGCACGGATGCATCTCATCCAATGCTTACTTCACGTCCCGTTAAGAAAACCGGTTACTTGGTAATCACATCGGACCGTGGATTGGCTGGGGCTTACAATAGTAGCATCCTTCGCCACGTTCATAAAACCATTCTTGAACGCCATAAATCCAATGATGAGTTCGTCATTATCGCAATCGGAAGGGTTGGCCGTGATTTCTTTGTCAGCCGTAACATGCACGTAGAGCTTGAAGTAATTGGGGTTCCTGATCAGCCGTCTTTCGCTGACATTAGCTCCCTTGCAAAATCGACAGTGAATTTATATCTGAATGAGCTGTGTGATGAGCTTTATATGTACTATAACCATTATGTCAGCCCAATCCAGCAGGATGTAACGGAAAAGCAAGTCCTTCCGTTAGCTGACTTCAATACTTCCAATGCAACATTGACTTCTTATGAATTTGAACCGAATGCGGAAGAAATTCTTGAGGTATTACTGCCTCAGTACGCAGAAAGTTTGATTTATGGTGCTTTGTTAGATGGTAAAGCAAGTGAGCACTCTGCACGTATGACTGCAATGAAAAATGCGACCGATAATGCAAAAGAGTTGATCGACTCACTTTCATTACAATATAACCGTGCACGTCAGGCAGCGATCACTCAAGAAATTACAGAGATTGTCGGCGGTGCAGCAGCTTTAGAATAA
- a CDS encoding F0F1 ATP synthase subunit delta: MSDITVAKRYAVALFQIAKEQNLINQLEEELRIVNEVFTNDNELLSFLAHPKMTKDAKAALIANAFASLSSSVQNTVMLMVERHRTDEVTAMAQEFIELANEENSVADATVYTVRPLTETEVEAVSSSFAAKIGKRNLRITNITDSNILGGIKLQIGNRIYDGTISGKLDRLSKQLLG, translated from the coding sequence ATGAGCGATATAACAGTAGCAAAGCGTTATGCCGTTGCCCTTTTCCAAATTGCGAAAGAGCAAAATCTCATTAACCAACTTGAAGAAGAGCTTCGCATAGTGAATGAAGTTTTTACAAATGATAATGAGCTATTAAGTTTTCTGGCTCATCCTAAAATGACTAAAGATGCAAAAGCCGCTTTGATTGCAAATGCATTTGCAAGCCTTTCTTCTTCCGTTCAAAACACTGTGATGTTGATGGTGGAGCGTCATCGTACAGATGAAGTGACAGCAATGGCACAAGAGTTCATTGAACTTGCGAATGAAGAAAACTCAGTAGCTGATGCAACGGTCTATACAGTACGTCCATTGACTGAAACGGAAGTGGAAGCTGTGTCTTCATCTTTTGCAGCGAAAATCGGCAAAAGAAATTTACGCATTACTAATATTACAGATAGCAATATCCTTGGCGGCATCAAATTACAAATCGGTAACCGCATATATGACGGGACGATTAGCGGTAAGTTAGATCGCCTTAGCAAACAACTATTAGGTTAA
- the atpD gene encoding F0F1 ATP synthase subunit beta: protein MNIGRVTQVMGPVVDVKFEDGQLPKIYNALRIENTASGTGLTLEVALQLGDNTVRTVAMSSTDGLTRGAETVDTGAPISVPVGEVTLGRVFNVLGENIDLFEPLTAEVRRDPIHRQAPTFEELSTSVEILETGIKVVDLLAPYIKGGKIGLFGGAGVGKTVLIQELINNIAQEHGGISVFAGVGERTREGNDLFYEMTDSGVIKKTAMVFGQMNEPPGARMRVALSGLTMAEYFRDEQGQDVLFFIDNIFRFTQAGSEVSALLGRMPSAVGYQPTLATEMGQLQERITSTNKGSVTSIQAIYVPADDYTDPAPATTFAHLDATTNLERKLSEMGIYPAVDPLASSSRALSPEIVGAEHYKVARQVQSTLQKYKELQDIIAILGMDELSEDEKVIVARARRIQNFLSQNFHVAEQFTGQKGSYVPVKETVQGFKDILAGKYDELPEDAFRLVGRIEEVIAKAKEMA, encoded by the coding sequence ATGAATATAGGACGCGTTACTCAAGTTATGGGTCCGGTTGTTGACGTGAAATTCGAAGACGGACAACTTCCTAAGATCTATAACGCGTTAAGAATCGAAAATACAGCGTCTGGTACAGGACTAACTCTTGAAGTGGCCCTTCAACTAGGTGATAATACAGTTCGTACTGTAGCAATGTCTTCCACTGATGGTTTAACCCGTGGTGCAGAGACTGTTGATACAGGAGCTCCAATTTCAGTACCTGTAGGTGAAGTTACACTAGGTCGTGTTTTCAACGTATTAGGGGAAAACATTGACCTATTTGAACCACTTACAGCAGAGGTGCGTCGTGATCCAATTCACAGACAAGCACCAACATTCGAGGAATTATCAACATCAGTTGAAATTCTTGAAACGGGTATTAAAGTAGTAGATTTACTTGCTCCTTACATCAAAGGTGGTAAAATCGGTCTCTTCGGTGGAGCCGGTGTTGGTAAAACTGTACTTATCCAAGAACTGATCAATAACATCGCACAAGAGCACGGCGGTATCTCGGTATTCGCTGGTGTAGGTGAGCGTACTCGTGAAGGTAATGACCTTTTCTACGAGATGACTGATTCTGGTGTTATCAAGAAAACGGCAATGGTATTCGGACAAATGAACGAGCCGCCAGGTGCACGTATGCGTGTCGCTCTAAGCGGTTTGACAATGGCTGAATATTTCCGTGACGAACAAGGACAAGACGTTCTTTTCTTCATCGATAACATTTTCCGTTTCACACAAGCAGGTTCTGAGGTTTCCGCCCTACTAGGACGTATGCCTTCAGCGGTAGGTTACCAACCAACTCTTGCTACTGAAATGGGCCAATTGCAAGAACGTATCACTTCAACAAATAAAGGTTCAGTTACATCCATTCAAGCGATCTATGTACCTGCCGATGACTATACGGATCCGGCTCCAGCTACAACTTTCGCTCACTTGGATGCAACAACAAACCTTGAGCGTAAGCTTTCTGAAATGGGTATCTACCCTGCAGTTGATCCATTGGCGTCTTCTTCCCGTGCCCTTAGCCCGGAAATCGTTGGCGCTGAGCACTATAAAGTGGCTCGTCAAGTGCAATCGACTTTACAGAAATATAAAGAACTTCAAGATATTATTGCCATCTTGGGTATGGACGAATTAAGCGAAGACGAAAAAGTAATCGTTGCCCGTGCTCGTAGAATTCAAAACTTCTTGTCACAAAACTTCCACGTGGCTGAACAATTCACTGGTCAAAAGGGATCTTATGTACCAGTTAAAGAAACAGTCCAAGGATTCAAAGATATCCTAGCTGGAAAATATGACGAACTTCCTGAAGATGCTTTCCGTTTAGTTGGCCGCATCGAAGAAGTTATTGCTAAAGCAAAAGAAATGGCTTAA
- the atpA gene encoding F0F1 ATP synthase subunit alpha encodes MSIKAEEISALIKKQIENYQSEIKVSDVGTVITVGDGIARVHGLDNAMSGELLEFSNGSMGLAQNLEQNNVGVVILGPFRDIKEGSEVRRTGRIMEVPVGEELIGRVVNPLGQPLDGLGPIATTKTRPIESPATGVMDRKSVHEPLQTGIKAIDALVPIGRGQRELIIGDRQTGKTSVAIDTILNQADQDMICIYVAIGQKESTVRGTVETLRKNGALDYTIVVSASASQPAPLLYLAPYAGVTMGEEFMFAGKHVLVVYDDLSKQASAYRELSLLLRRPPGREAFPGDVFYLHSRLLERAAKLNDTLGAGSITALPFVETQAGDISAYIPTNVISITDGQIFLQSDLFFSGVRPAINAGLSVSRVGGSAQIKAMKKVAGTLRLDLASYRELEAFSQFGSDLDAATQAKLNRGARTVEVLKQDLNKPIKVEKQVMIFYALTKGHLDDIPVSDILRFEEEYYVFLDRSHPELLDHIRTTKGLPEDAAIVAAINEFKKNFVISE; translated from the coding sequence ATGAGCATCAAAGCTGAAGAAATCAGTGCGCTGATTAAAAAGCAGATTGAAAACTATCAGTCGGAAATTAAAGTAAGCGATGTTGGTACGGTTATCACTGTTGGTGATGGTATCGCACGCGTTCATGGTTTAGATAATGCAATGTCTGGGGAGCTCTTAGAATTTTCCAATGGGTCAATGGGATTAGCACAAAACCTTGAGCAAAATAACGTTGGTGTTGTTATTCTTGGACCATTCAGAGACATTAAAGAAGGCAGTGAAGTACGCCGTACTGGCCGTATCATGGAAGTGCCAGTTGGAGAAGAATTAATCGGACGTGTCGTGAATCCGCTTGGACAGCCATTAGATGGCCTAGGCCCGATCGCTACGACAAAAACTCGTCCAATCGAAAGCCCTGCAACAGGTGTAATGGACCGTAAATCAGTACATGAACCTTTACAAACAGGTATTAAAGCAATCGATGCATTAGTTCCAATCGGTCGTGGACAACGTGAGTTGATCATTGGTGACCGTCAAACTGGTAAAACATCAGTTGCGATCGATACAATTCTTAACCAAGCTGACCAAGATATGATCTGTATCTATGTGGCTATCGGTCAAAAAGAATCAACGGTTCGTGGAACTGTTGAAACACTACGTAAAAATGGTGCTTTGGATTACACAATCGTTGTATCTGCATCAGCTTCTCAACCAGCACCACTTTTATACCTAGCTCCATATGCTGGTGTGACTATGGGTGAAGAGTTCATGTTCGCTGGCAAGCACGTTCTTGTGGTTTACGATGATCTTTCTAAGCAAGCATCTGCATACCGTGAACTTTCCTTGCTACTTCGCCGTCCTCCAGGTCGTGAAGCATTCCCAGGGGATGTATTCTACTTGCACTCCCGTTTACTTGAGCGTGCAGCAAAATTGAATGACACTTTAGGTGCCGGTTCAATCACTGCGCTTCCGTTTGTTGAAACACAAGCAGGCGACATCTCTGCTTACATTCCAACAAACGTAATTTCCATCACTGATGGACAAATCTTCTTGCAATCCGATTTGTTCTTCTCAGGTGTACGTCCTGCGATTAACGCTGGTCTATCCGTATCCCGTGTTGGTGGATCTGCACAAATTAAAGCGATGAAAAAAGTTGCCGGTACTTTACGTCTTGACTTGGCTTCATACCGTGAATTGGAAGCATTCTCTCAATTCGGTTCTGATCTGGATGCTGCAACACAAGCAAAACTTAACCGTGGTGCTCGTACAGTTGAAGTTCTGAAACAAGACCTAAACAAACCGATCAAAGTTGAAAAACAAGTCATGATTTTCTATGCATTGACTAAAGGTCATTTAGATGATATTCCAGTATCGGATATCCTTCGTTTTGAAGAAGAATACTATGTGTTCCTAGATCGTTCTCATCCGGAATTATTAGATCACATTCGCACAACTAAAGGTCTTCCTGAAGACGCTGCTATCGTTGCTGCAATTAACGAATTCAAAAAGAACTTCGTTATTTCTGAATAA
- the atpE gene encoding F0F1 ATP synthase subunit C, with product MTGSVGLLAAAIAIGLAALGAGIGNGLIVSRTVEGIARQPEARGMLQTTMFIGVGLVEAMPIIAVVIAFMVYGG from the coding sequence ATGACAGGTTCAGTAGGTCTTCTTGCAGCAGCAATTGCAATTGGTTTAGCAGCACTAGGTGCAGGTATTGGTAATGGTCTTATCGTTTCAAGAACAGTAGAAGGTATCGCTCGTCAACCAGAAGCTCGCGGTATGCTTCAAACAACAATGTTCATCGGGGTAGGTTTAGTTGAGGCGATGCCTATCATCGCGGTAGTAATTGCGTTTATGGTATATGGTGGTTAA
- the atpB gene encoding F0F1 ATP synthase subunit A, whose product MNHEAPLQEFMGLTFNLSNVLMITVASLVVFILAVLGTRKLAMKPTGMQNFMEWIMDFVKGIINSNMDWRTGGQFQLLGMTLLMYIFVSNMLGLPFAISYDGVLWWKSPTADPVITLTLAVMVLGLTHYYAIKMKGAKGYFKAYKNPMTLVEEFTNSLTLGLRLYGNIYAGEVLLSLLAGSLAFSGAAGFIGAIVPTLVWQGYSIFVGSIQAFIFVTLTMVYLSHKVSDDH is encoded by the coding sequence TTGAATCATGAAGCACCCTTACAAGAATTTATGGGTCTTACCTTTAACTTGAGTAACGTCCTAATGATTACAGTTGCCAGCCTAGTTGTGTTCATACTTGCTGTGCTTGGTACACGTAAGCTTGCCATGAAGCCAACTGGCATGCAGAATTTCATGGAATGGATTATGGATTTCGTTAAGGGTATTATTAATAGTAACATGGACTGGAGAACAGGTGGTCAGTTTCAACTGCTTGGTATGACTTTGCTGATGTACATTTTTGTGTCCAATATGCTAGGTCTTCCGTTTGCAATTAGTTACGATGGTGTGCTTTGGTGGAAATCACCAACAGCCGACCCAGTTATCACATTGACTCTTGCAGTCATGGTTTTAGGTTTAACGCATTATTATGCTATAAAAATGAAGGGCGCCAAGGGTTATTTTAAAGCTTATAAAAACCCAATGACACTTGTAGAGGAATTTACAAACTCCTTGACACTTGGTCTGCGTCTATATGGTAACATTTATGCTGGTGAAGTTTTGCTGAGTCTATTAGCGGGATCTCTAGCATTTAGTGGAGCTGCCGGATTTATTGGTGCAATTGTGCCTACATTAGTATGGCAAGGCTATAGTATTTTCGTCGGTAGTATCCAAGCGTTTATCTTTGTCACGTTAACAATGGTTTATCTGTCTCATAAAGTCAGTGACGACCATTAA
- the atpF gene encoding F0F1 ATP synthase subunit B, with the protein MLTSSFVLGSTSHGFNGGDMLYQLVMFIILLALLKKFAWGPLMGIMTQREEHVANEIQAAEASRQEALKYLEEQREIVKQSRTEAGQLIENAKLQGEAQREEIVNQARLEAERVKETAKREIVQEKEKAITALREQVASLSVLIASKVIEKELSEADQEQLINDYIQEAGEGK; encoded by the coding sequence GTGTTAACAAGCAGCTTTGTACTTGGGTCAACGTCTCATGGCTTTAATGGCGGAGACATGTTATACCAATTAGTAATGTTTATCATTTTGTTAGCGTTGCTGAAGAAATTTGCATGGGGTCCTCTAATGGGCATCATGACTCAACGTGAAGAACATGTTGCAAATGAAATTCAAGCAGCTGAAGCTAGCAGACAAGAAGCACTTAAATATTTAGAAGAACAACGTGAAATCGTAAAACAATCTCGCACTGAAGCGGGACAACTTATAGAAAACGCGAAACTTCAAGGTGAAGCACAGCGTGAAGAGATCGTGAATCAAGCACGTCTTGAAGCTGAACGCGTCAAAGAAACAGCTAAGCGTGAAATCGTACAGGAAAAAGAAAAAGCCATTACGGCATTACGCGAGCAAGTGGCATCTTTATCCGTACTTATTGCTTCTAAAGTAATAGAAAAAGAATTATCCGAAGCAGATCAAGAGCAACTGATTAATGACTACATTCAAGAGGCAGGAGAAGGGAAATGA
- the upp gene encoding uracil phosphoribosyltransferase, whose amino-acid sequence MGKVYVFDHPLIQHKLAYIRDINTGTKEFRELVDEVASLMAFEITRDMPLEEVEIQTPVSTAKVKMLSGKKVGIVPILRAGIGMVDGIIKLIPAAKVGHVGLYRDPETLKPVEYYAKMPSDLAERECIVVDPMLATGGSAIEAIHSIKKRGAVNIKFMCLIAAPEGVDALKEAHPDVDIYIAGLDEKLNEHGYIVPGLGDAGDRLFGTK is encoded by the coding sequence ATGGGAAAAGTTTATGTTTTCGATCACCCGTTAATTCAACACAAATTAGCCTATATACGTGATATAAATACAGGAACAAAAGAATTCCGTGAACTGGTGGATGAAGTCGCTTCATTGATGGCATTTGAAATCACGAGGGATATGCCGCTGGAAGAGGTGGAAATCCAAACGCCTGTAAGCACGGCGAAAGTGAAAATGCTTTCTGGTAAAAAAGTAGGAATCGTCCCGATTTTACGTGCAGGCATAGGGATGGTGGACGGAATCATTAAGCTGATTCCTGCTGCAAAGGTCGGACATGTTGGTCTTTACCGTGATCCTGAAACATTGAAACCTGTTGAATATTATGCGAAAATGCCAAGTGATTTGGCTGAAAGGGAATGCATTGTCGTTGACCCGATGTTAGCCACTGGCGGATCAGCCATCGAAGCGATCCATTCCATTAAAAAGCGCGGTGCAGTGAATATTAAATTCATGTGTTTGATTGCAGCTCCAGAGGGTGTGGACGCATTAAAAGAAGCCCATCCGGATGTTGATATTTATATTGCTGGCCTTGACGAAAAACTGAATGAACATGGATATATCGTTCCAGGTCTTGGAGACGCAGGAGATCGTTTATTCGGCACAAAATAA
- a CDS encoding S8 family serine peptidase → MLGKKLFLVFVFLFVFIYQNEKGFASVILPPLPKLSESKEVTVVVTMDKEFQRKKIEKLLEKYPSLQLRNVYSIALNGFSLHGKMNEIEQLKKEDEIQAVTEVSVYQAVLDESVPYIGGGRVRGFFDKENHRITGKGVKVGIIDTGIDYTHPDLQRAYKGGKDLVDGDEDPMETKNQGDLDTLHGTHVAGIIAANGKMKGVAPEAEIYAYRALGPGGAGDTDQVLTAIESAMKDKVDVLNLSLGNNVNGPDLPISLALNKAVESGIVAVTSNGNSGPAVWTVGSPGTAEKAISVGASTPPLRVPYMIYGLGSKKHQSHLTLFQGSKKWNLTFSEDVIYGGLGNEKDLKHVRDKIVLMERGTLTFQQKVSNAEKAGAKGVIVYNNTSGTFTGSLEKEMNIPAASINRRDGLQLKQIMEQGQSKTVQFVYKNEQDRLADFSSRGPVTVSWGIKPDVLAPGVEIKSTVPKGYMSLDGTSMSAPHVAGAVALILQKHPDWTPDQVKSALMSTSKPLRKSANQFYHTYEQGAGRIQVDEALKADTLLNPSSLSFGMYTKKEGIEEHHETIVIENTGTKMRKYSFMVPLKETGLTWELPKSLTLNPKEKKKIKVGLQVNPAELKKGVFDGYLIIMEGTKRISLPYLYVKEEPDYPRVMGFDFGEGDQEGTYRYEMYLPRGAEEFGIALYEEDSLKFAGYLDWSRSAPSGLIKRDVLKKDLPPKGVYKAIIFARRGGREDRIEKTLLIE, encoded by the coding sequence ATGTTGGGAAAGAAATTGTTTTTAGTGTTTGTTTTCCTTTTTGTATTTATTTATCAAAATGAAAAGGGGTTCGCATCCGTCATTCTGCCGCCTTTACCAAAACTATCAGAATCTAAGGAAGTGACGGTTGTTGTCACGATGGATAAGGAGTTTCAACGAAAAAAGATCGAAAAACTGCTTGAAAAATATCCTTCCCTTCAATTACGGAATGTTTATTCGATCGCCCTGAATGGATTTTCCCTTCATGGGAAGATGAATGAGATAGAACAACTTAAAAAGGAGGACGAAATACAGGCTGTAACGGAAGTGTCCGTTTATCAAGCTGTGTTGGATGAAAGTGTCCCATACATAGGAGGAGGCAGGGTCAGGGGTTTCTTTGATAAGGAGAATCACCGGATAACCGGGAAAGGGGTAAAAGTAGGGATAATCGATACTGGCATCGATTATACACATCCAGATTTGCAACGAGCTTATAAGGGCGGGAAGGATCTTGTTGATGGTGATGAAGACCCGATGGAAACCAAAAACCAAGGCGACCTGGATACATTACACGGTACACATGTGGCAGGCATCATTGCAGCCAATGGAAAAATGAAAGGTGTCGCACCAGAGGCGGAGATATATGCATATCGAGCTTTGGGACCAGGTGGAGCAGGAGATACGGATCAAGTCTTGACAGCTATTGAGTCAGCCATGAAGGATAAGGTAGATGTATTGAACCTCTCTCTTGGCAATAACGTCAATGGCCCTGATTTGCCTATCTCCCTTGCATTGAATAAGGCTGTGGAAAGCGGAATAGTTGCCGTGACATCAAACGGGAATTCCGGTCCGGCTGTATGGACCGTCGGTTCACCCGGAACAGCGGAAAAAGCGATTTCCGTTGGTGCATCGACTCCTCCCTTAAGGGTTCCGTATATGATTTACGGACTTGGATCGAAAAAGCATCAATCGCATTTAACCTTGTTTCAAGGCTCTAAAAAATGGAACCTGACGTTTTCCGAGGATGTCATATATGGGGGACTGGGTAATGAAAAAGACCTGAAACATGTTCGGGATAAGATTGTTTTGATGGAACGTGGCACACTTACCTTCCAGCAGAAAGTATCCAATGCAGAAAAGGCAGGTGCAAAGGGGGTAATTGTTTATAATAATACGAGCGGGACCTTTACTGGAAGCTTGGAAAAGGAAATGAACATCCCAGCTGCTTCTATTAATAGAAGAGATGGATTGCAGCTTAAGCAAATCATGGAGCAAGGGCAGAGCAAAACCGTACAATTTGTTTATAAGAACGAGCAGGATAGGCTCGCGGATTTTAGCTCAAGGGGCCCGGTAACCGTATCATGGGGAATAAAGCCTGACGTATTGGCGCCGGGAGTGGAAATTAAAAGCACCGTTCCTAAAGGATATATGTCCTTGGATGGAACAAGTATGTCCGCACCGCATGTTGCAGGAGCAGTCGCATTAATCCTGCAAAAACACCCGGATTGGACTCCTGATCAAGTGAAATCTGCATTGATGAGCACTTCAAAGCCATTGAGGAAATCTGCGAATCAATTTTATCACACATATGAACAGGGGGCTGGACGCATTCAGGTCGACGAAGCATTAAAAGCGGACACGCTCTTGAATCCTAGCTCATTGTCCTTTGGAATGTATACAAAGAAAGAAGGAATTGAAGAGCATCATGAAACGATAGTTATAGAAAATACCGGAACGAAAATGAGGAAGTACTCTTTCATGGTCCCATTAAAGGAAACGGGACTCACTTGGGAATTGCCGAAATCCCTTACTTTGAATCCGAAGGAAAAGAAAAAAATTAAAGTGGGACTGCAGGTCAACCCAGCCGAGCTTAAAAAGGGGGTCTTTGATGGATACCTCATTATAATGGAAGGAACCAAAAGAATATCACTTCCTTATTTATATGTAAAAGAAGAGCCTGATTATCCAAGGGTAATGGGATTTGATTTTGGCGAAGGAGACCAGGAAGGTACATATCGATACGAAATGTACCTTCCGCGTGGGGCTGAAGAATTCGGTATTGCCCTTTATGAGGAAGATAGCTTGAAATTCGCTGGATATTTGGATTGGTCGAGATCGGCACCTTCCGGTTTGATCAAAAGAGATGTATTGAAAAAAGACTTGCCGCCTAAAGGAGTGTATAAAGCGATAATCTTTGCGAGAAGGGGCGGAAGGGAAGATCGGATAGAAAAGACGTTACTTATTGAGTGA
- the wecB gene encoding non-hydrolyzing UDP-N-acetylglucosamine 2-epimerase — MNKPIKVMTIFGTRPEAVKMAPLVLEFQKHPEHFKPIVAVTAQHRQMLDQVLELFSIQPDYDLDIMKERQTLADITTRALNGLDSVMKEAEPDIVLVHGDTTTTFVASLAAFYNQIVIGHVEAGLRTWNKYSPYPEEMNRQLTGTMADLHFAPTSKAEENLLNENKKDNIFVTGNTATDALKTTVRSTYSHPVLNGLGEDRLILLTAHRRENLGEPMSNIFRAVKRIIAEHDDIQVVYPVHLNPLVQELANEILGDDPRVHLIEPLDVLDFHNFASRAYLILTDSGGIQEEAPSLGVPVLVLRDTTERPEGIAAGTLRLAGTDEQTIYNLAHELLTDQEVHEKMSKASNPYGDGNASVRIAEAIRYYFKQVNMPPTRFDS; from the coding sequence ATGAACAAACCGATAAAAGTCATGACCATTTTCGGGACGAGACCAGAAGCTGTCAAAATGGCTCCCTTAGTACTCGAATTTCAAAAACACCCAGAACATTTCAAGCCGATCGTTGCTGTTACGGCTCAGCATCGCCAAATGTTAGATCAAGTTCTCGAACTATTTTCCATTCAGCCGGATTATGACTTGGACATAATGAAGGAAAGGCAAACGCTTGCTGACATTACAACAAGAGCATTAAATGGTCTTGATTCCGTAATGAAGGAAGCTGAGCCTGATATCGTTCTTGTACATGGAGATACAACCACAACATTCGTCGCAAGTCTGGCTGCTTTTTATAATCAGATTGTCATTGGGCATGTAGAAGCAGGGCTGCGCACCTGGAATAAGTATTCCCCCTATCCGGAAGAGATGAATCGACAGCTTACCGGTACGATGGCGGATTTGCATTTTGCGCCGACTTCGAAAGCGGAGGAGAATCTGCTTAACGAAAACAAGAAGGATAATATTTTCGTGACGGGAAATACGGCAACCGATGCTTTAAAAACGACTGTGCGGTCCACGTATTCCCATCCGGTTTTAAATGGACTTGGAGAAGACAGGCTCATTTTGCTTACCGCCCATCGCAGGGAAAATCTAGGGGAACCCATGAGTAATATCTTCAGGGCCGTGAAGAGAATCATTGCTGAGCATGATGATATTCAAGTTGTATATCCTGTCCATTTAAATCCTCTTGTTCAGGAATTGGCGAACGAAATTCTCGGGGACGATCCGCGGGTTCATTTGATCGAGCCGCTGGATGTTTTGGATTTCCATAACTTCGCTTCAAGGGCCTATTTGATTTTGACTGATTCTGGAGGAATCCAGGAAGAGGCACCGTCACTTGGTGTACCTGTCCTGGTTTTAAGGGACACGACTGAACGTCCTGAGGGGATAGCGGCTGGAACCTTAAGATTGGCGGGTACTGATGAACAAACCATTTATAATTTGGCACATGAATTGCTCACGGATCAAGAGGTGCACGAAAAAATGTCCAAAGCTTCAAATCCATATGGGGACGGAAACGCTTCGGTCCGCATAGCTGAAGCCATCCGTTACTATTTTAAGCAAGTAAATATGCCGCCAACTAGATTTGACTCATAA
- a CDS encoding ATP synthase subunit I: MPEMKIMFNRQSKYIIFLLAVYVVGWGLTSYQAVFAGLILGTSLSLYNLWLINQKMKKFSQALDEGKKTKSLGTMTRMASAGLAVLIALEFPEHFHLISVVWGLMTAYIVIFIDFFIQLIRR; this comes from the coding sequence ATGCCAGAAATGAAAATCATGTTCAACAGGCAGAGTAAATATATAATTTTTCTTCTGGCGGTTTATGTTGTTGGATGGGGACTTACGAGTTATCAAGCCGTTTTTGCTGGGCTTATACTGGGTACGAGTTTGAGTTTATACAATTTATGGCTGATCAATCAGAAAATGAAAAAGTTCAGTCAGGCGCTCGATGAAGGAAAGAAAACTAAATCTCTTGGGACGATGACTCGAATGGCATCCGCAGGTCTAGCGGTACTCATTGCATTGGAATTTCCGGAGCATTTTCATCTGATAAGTGTTGTATGGGGATTAATGACAGCTTATATTGTCATTTTTATAGATTTTTTCATCCAATTAATACGTCGATAG